The genomic DNA CACGAACCGCGCTTCGATGTCAGCGTGTGTGCGGTTTTCGCCAGTGGTGAGTTCATGACTCCAGTCCATCAATCTAAGGAGTCACACACATCGCCTGTGAGTTCAGATTCGATCTGCAACTTTCGATGGAGAAAACGCGCTGACCTGGGGCGATAGTTCTTCTGAGGGTGGAGTTTCCGCGGAGAGTCAGCGAGTCAGTCGAGTATGGCCCCCGCTTTCTCGACCTCCGCGAGGGCGGCCCTGCTCGACTCGTCTCCGACGCCCGCGACGAGGTCGGTGAGCACGCGAACGCTCAGCCCCGCGCTCAGCGCGTCGAGTGCGGAAGCGCGTACGCAGTGGTCGGTGGCGATGCCGACGACGTCCACCTCGGTGATGGTGAGATCGCCAAGAAGCTCGCCGAGGCGGCTCCCCGTGTCCGTGATCCCCTGGAAAGCCGAATAGTCGGGTTTGCCTTGGCCCTTGCGGACCTCGTGGGTGATGGCCGCGGTATCGAGCAACGGATCGAAAGCCGCACCGTCGGTGCCTGCGACGCAGTGGACGGGCCAGGAATCGATGAAGTCCGGGGAGTCACTGAAGTGGCCGCCGTTGTCATTGTCGGCATCGTGCCAGTCGCGGGAAGCGATGATCGCGTCGTAGTCGCCGGCATGTGCGGCGAGGTGAGCGGTGATGCCTTCGGCGACGGCGTCACCGCCGGTCACGCCGAGCGCGCCGCCTTCGGTGAAGTCATTCTGGACATCGACGATGAGGAGTGCCTTGGCCATGCCTCGAGCATAGGCGCTTCCCGGCCGATTTCCAGGGGTGCGGCGGATTCGCTTGAAGGCTGGTGCGACTGGTGGTGGGCGCGTCAGGCGATGGGCGAACGCCGAGATGCGGACGATCTGTGCTGAAATTCACCGGGTTTGCCCGCACGGATAGTCCGCAACTTCGAGCACACAGACCATCACTGAACTCAGGCTTGCTTGAGGGCGCGCTTCTCGGCCTTCTTCGCGGCCTTCTCGATGGCCTTGGCGTTGTCACTGTCCCCGGCGATGAGGAGCAGTCCGCCGAGGGCCGCGAGGTTCTTCGAGAACTGGGTCTGGTGGGCCTTCGCGTCGCCGCCCTCCATCTCCCAGAAGGAGTGTCCGGCCAGCGTGGTCGGGATGAGGGAGCCTGCAAACGCCAGTGCCGAGAGTCGCGGCTTGATGCCGAGCAGGAGGGTGGCACCGGCGAGGATCTGCACGCCGCCGTTGATGCGCACGAGCAGTTCGTTGTCGTCGGGAAGTCCGGGCACGTATTCGCGGATGGAGTCCAGGGTCGATTCAGCCACCGCCGCCTTCCCTGCGGGATCCTTCACAGCCGAGAGCCCGCCGGTGATGAAGATCGGTGCGGTGAGCATGCGTCCTGCCGTCTGCAGCAGCGATGGTCCGAAAAGCATAGTGCTCCTAAGAGGTTTGAGGATTCCCGTCGTTCGGGTTTTGAGCCTAACGGACGCCGGGGCCGAGCCTCAATTTCAGAGGCCGGCCTCGGTGCCGATCTTCGGCTTCTTGATTCCCAGTTCCGGCTGCTTGCGGAACTGGCCGGCGAGGACGAGGACGACGATGACAACGGCAGAGACAATCCATCCGGCCACCCCGAGGAAGGCGACGAGGGCAGGGTCCGGCGTCTGCGCCCCGGCGTCGACGAACAACCCGAGAAGCATGGCCCCGCATCCGTTGAGTGCGGCGTGCGCGAAGACCGCTGGCCAGACCGAACCCGTGCGGAGGCGCAGCCAGCCGAAGAGGATGCCGACTGCGATGCACCCGCCGACCATGAAGCCCACGCCGGTGATGTCGGGGCGGCCGAAGTTGTAGCCGAGCAGGATCAGCGGTGAGTGCCACAGGCCCCAGACGGCACCGACGATGAGCAGCGCCGGCCAGGTTCCTAAGGGGCGCAGGCTGGTGAGCAGCCAGCCCCTCCAACCGAACTCCTCACCGATGGTGACGAAGATGTTGCCCAACGAACTGATGAGCATCAGCCCCAGATAGACGGCGATGGCGCCCGCGGTCGGCACCGAGTCCATGCCGGGCAGTGTGGCTGCCTGCGCCTTGAACCCGGACAGCCCGGTGAGATCAAGGCTCAGCCACCCGAGGGCCGCACTGAGGAGATAGCCGAGGATGATGAGCACCATGATTCCGAAGAAGGCGGCCACCGTCATCCACATGACCCGCCCGAAGGCGCGCAGCGGCCAGAAGCCGAAGTAGCGCGGAGCACTGGCCAGGACCTCTCCCCTGGCACGGGCGCGGCGGCGCTGGACGATGGAGGCGATGATGCTCGCGATGAGCGGAGTGAACATCATGGCGCTGCCGCAGGCCAGAAGCAGAACGGGATCGCCGATCCCCTCCGCGGAGAACCACAGCGGCAGGCAGGCAATCCAAGCGAGCCCGAATGCGGTGACGGCGAAGATTCCGATCTCGAGCCACGGGACCCGAGCGGGCACGACGGCGAGCGGCCGTCCTTTCGCGTCGACATCCTCGGCGGGGGTGTGCGATCCATCCATCGCCGAGGCGGTCGGACCGGACATGGAATCCGTCGTTCCGGGCGGGTGGGGTTGGATGGCGGGCTGAGGTGATGGCTCGGCCGGGCCGGTCGCCTCGGCGAATCCGGATTGACTGTGCGTCTGCGTGTTCACGGTTCCT from Brevibacterium sp. JSBI002 includes the following:
- a CDS encoding isochorismatase family protein — encoded protein: MAKALLIVDVQNDFTEGGALGVTGGDAVAEGITAHLAAHAGDYDAIIASRDWHDADNDNGGHFSDSPDFIDSWPVHCVAGTDGAAFDPLLDTAAITHEVRKGQGKPDYSAFQGITDTGSRLGELLGDLTITEVDVVGIATDHCVRASALDALSAGLSVRVLTDLVAGVGDESSRAALAEVEKAGAILD
- a CDS encoding DoxX family protein gives rise to the protein MLFGPSLLQTAGRMLTAPIFITGGLSAVKDPAGKAAVAESTLDSIREYVPGLPDDNELLVRINGGVQILAGATLLLGIKPRLSALAFAGSLIPTTLAGHSFWEMEGGDAKAHQTQFSKNLAALGGLLLIAGDSDNAKAIEKAAKKAEKRALKQA
- a CDS encoding CPBP family intramembrane glutamic endopeptidase, encoding MNTQTHSQSGFAEATGPAEPSPQPAIQPHPPGTTDSMSGPTASAMDGSHTPAEDVDAKGRPLAVVPARVPWLEIGIFAVTAFGLAWIACLPLWFSAEGIGDPVLLLACGSAMMFTPLIASIIASIVQRRRARARGEVLASAPRYFGFWPLRAFGRVMWMTVAAFFGIMVLIILGYLLSAALGWLSLDLTGLSGFKAQAATLPGMDSVPTAGAIAVYLGLMLISSLGNIFVTIGEEFGWRGWLLTSLRPLGTWPALLIVGAVWGLWHSPLILLGYNFGRPDITGVGFMVGGCIAVGILFGWLRLRTGSVWPAVFAHAALNGCGAMLLGLFVDAGAQTPDPALVAFLGVAGWIVSAVVIVVLVLAGQFRKQPELGIKKPKIGTEAGL